The following is a genomic window from Parabacteroides johnsonii DSM 18315.
GTCAGCATGATATTTTGATAATAGGAAGCGAACAAGGGGTAACGGAACGAAAGGCCCTCAATATGGTCGCGGGAGAAACAGAGCAACTCGCCGGCTTCAAGTGCCTTGATCTCGAATTCGGAAGGCTGCTTGGTAAAATAACCGATGGCGGAAAGGAACGGGAACATATTATCGGCCGCAAAACCGGTGACACATTCAGTGCCGTTCTCGTTTACATATAGATTGATGAAAAGGCCTTTATTGATGAAATAAGCGTCCTGACACAACTCGCCTGTACGCAACAGATAATCCCCTTTTTTCACAGAGATTACCTTTGCGTTTTTTTCCAGTTCGCCGAGAAAAGCTTCATCACGAGCGAGAGCTTCCGGAAGGTCGGCAAGTAGTCGCGCGAAATGGACATCCGTTTCCATTGCTATTTTTCGAGTGTGAAACTTTTACGGCCGATCAGGTTACCATCAGCAAATATATCGACCCGATATGTGCCTGGAGAAAGGAACTCTTCGATATTCCAGTACATCGTAACCGGCAATTCCTCACCGTCATATTCTACCAGCTTCTTCATAGAGTAATTGATTTCTTTTCCTTCGAAGGTAAAAACATCGGCACGGCTCTTCAACAGGATATCGTCGTCCGGCTTCATGATGCGCACATAAATCGTCTTCTCTCCGACCGGAGCTGTAATGTTTTTGCCGATCCGGAAGTCCACGACAAATTGTTCCATTTTCTTGATCACCTTAGCCTTCTTTCCACGGCCATTGACAGGGGTTACATTGATGCCCGTCGCATCCAGCCGGCTTGCCAGAGTGACACGTTCCGTCAGTTTCTCTTTTTCCTTCTTCAAAGTGGTCGCTGTAGAGGAAGCCTGTTTGTATTTCTTTACCGCTTCGTTCTTCTCCTCTTTCAACTGTTCGTTGGCGCGGTTCAGGGAGTCGATCTGGACTACATAGTTACGCATGATCTTACGCAATGTCTGCAATTCCTTCTTCAGACGGGCAATCTCTTTCGTATTTGTCGCCTTTACGGTACGAAGTTCTTCCTGTAAGCGTTGTACCTTGGCTTGCTCGGTAGACAATAGGTTCAGCAACGAGTCGTTACCTATATTAAATTTATATCCTTCATATTGGAGAGACAATTCATTAAATTCATCTTCTAATGATTCTTTATCCAGAACATAAGCTTGTTCCAGCTCCTCCATCTGCTGTTTTTGATTAAATATATAGTAGACAGCACCGACAATAACCAACAATAATACAACTACTGCCATGATCAGCAGCGACATCTTATTTATTTCTTTTGTTTCTTTCTTTTCAGCATCCATACGGTTACGATTAAAAATGAACACGCAAAGGTAGTAAAAATGATTTAAGTTCCGAATATTTTCCCTACCTTTGCCGCATCAATTAAATAATAATTTGCATGCACGAGAAACTTATTATTCTTGATTTCGGCTCGCAAACAACTCAATTAATCGGGCGTAGAGTCCGCGAGTTGAATATGTATTGCGAGATTGTCCCCTACAACAAATTCCCCCATGATGCTACAGATGTAAAAGGTGTTATCCTTTCCGGAAGTCCCTATTCCGTATATGACGCCAATGCGTTCAAAGCTGACTTAAGTGAAATACGCGGTAAATATCCCGTATTGGGAATCTGTTACGGAGCCCAATTCCTGGCTTATACATCCGGCGGAAATGTCGAACCGGCCAACTCCCGCGAATACGGACGTGCCAACCTGTCGTATATCGCGGGTACGGACGAATTACTGAAAGGTATCAATGTAGGTTCGCAAATCTGGATGTCCCACGGAGACACCATCACGGTCCTCCCCGAAAACTTCAAAGTAATCGCCAGTACGGACGATGTAAAAGCAGCGGCCTATCACGTGGAAGGCGAACAAACTTGGGGCGTACAATTCCACCCGGAAGTGTTCCACTCGACCGATGGTACTAAACTATTAGACAACTTCCTGAATATTTGCGGATGTGCTAAAGACTGGACGCCGGCATCCTTTATCGAATCGACTGTCGCCGAACTGAAAGAACAGTTAGGAGACGACAAAGTAATCTTAGCGCTTTCCGGCGGTGTGGATTCTTCGGTTACAGCCGTTTTACTACACAAGGCTATCGGCAAGAACCTGACTTGCATTTTCGTCGATCACGGCTTGTTGCGTAAGAATGAATTTGAAAACGTGTTGAAAGATTACGAACACCTGGGACTGAACGTGATCGGAGTCGACGCCAAAGAGAAATTCTATAAGGAACTGGCAGGTGTCAGCGAACCTGAAAAGAAACGTAAGATCATCGGCAAAGGTTTTATCGATGTGTTTGACGAAGAGGCCCACAAGTTGAAAGATATAAAATGGTTAGGCCAGGGTACTATTTATCCGGACGTAATCGAGTCGCTATCCATTACCGGGACCGTTATCAAGAGCCATCATAATGTAGGCGGTCTGCCTGCCAAAATGAACCTGAAACTGGTCGAACCGCTACGCCTTCTGTTCAAAGACGAAGTACGTCGTGTCGGTATGGAGTTAGGTATGCAACCACATCTGATCAAACGTCATCCGTTCCCCGGTCCCGGTTTAGGTATTCGTATCTTAGGTGATATCACCCCTGAAAAAGTACGAATCTTGCAAGAGGCTGACGATATCTATATGTCACTGATGCGCGAATGGGGCTTGTACGACAAGATCTGGCAGGCCGGAGTAATCCTCCTTCCGATCCAGTCTGTAGGTGTCATGGGTGACGAACGGACCTATGAAAATACAATTGCCTTGCGTGCCGTAACCTCGACGGATGCCATGACGGCCGACTGGGCACAACTCCCATACGAATTTCTTGCGAAAGTTTCCAACGAAATCATCAACAAGGTCAAAGGCGTAAACCGCGTTGTCTACGACATCAGTTCGAAACCGCCTGCAACGATCGAGTGGGAATAATCGTCCTAATATCTGCATTCAAAGTATAACAAAATTGTAAAATCAATAAAAAATAAAAGTCGTATGAAACAAGATATGATTGTTATTCTGGATTTGGGCAGTCATGAAAATACTGTGCTGGCACGGGCAATCCGCGCATTGGGTGTCTATAGCGAAATCTATCCGCACGACATTACGGTTGAAGAACTCAAAGCACTTCCGAATGTAAAAGGTATCATCATCAACGGTGGTCCTAACAATGTGATCGACGGTGTCGCCATCGATGTGAATCCGGCAATCTATTCGGTTGGAATCCCTGTTATGGCCGCCGGTCACGACAAGGCTCTCTGCGAAGTTAAATTAGGCGAATTTGCCGATGATATGGAAGCGATCAAAGAAGCGGTAAAGCCATTTGTATTCGATACTTGTAAAGCCGAAGCGAACTGGAACATGACAAATTTCGTCAATGACCAGATCGAACTGGTAAGACGCCAGGTTGGCGACAGAAAAGTATTGTTGGCTCTTTCTGGCGGAGTCGACAGTTCCGTTGTTGCCGCATTGCTTCTGAAAGCTATCGGCGACAAGTTAGTTTGCGTACACGTCAATCATGGTTTGATGCGCAAAGGTGAATCGGAAGATGTTGTTGAAGTTTTCAAAAACCAGTTGAATGCAAACCTGATTTATAAAGACGTTACGGACCGTTTCTTAGATAAGTTGGCTGGTGTTGCCGATCCGGAAGAAAAACGAAAAATCATTGGTGGCGAATTTATCCGGGTCTTTGAAGAAGAGGCTCGCAAACTGGACGGCATCGACTTCTTAGCGCAAGGCACTATCTATCCCGATATTGTGGAAAGCGGTACAAAGACAGCCAAGATGGTAAAATCACA
Proteins encoded in this region:
- the guaA gene encoding glutamine-hydrolyzing GMP synthase, producing the protein MKQDMIVILDLGSHENTVLARAIRALGVYSEIYPHDITVEELKALPNVKGIIINGGPNNVIDGVAIDVNPAIYSVGIPVMAAGHDKALCEVKLGEFADDMEAIKEAVKPFVFDTCKAEANWNMTNFVNDQIELVRRQVGDRKVLLALSGGVDSSVVAALLLKAIGDKLVCVHVNHGLMRKGESEDVVEVFKNQLNANLIYKDVTDRFLDKLAGVADPEEKRKIIGGEFIRVFEEEARKLDGIDFLAQGTIYPDIVESGTKTAKMVKSHHNVGGLPEDLKFELVEPLRQLFKDEVRACGLELGLPYEMVFRQPFPGPGLGVRCLGAITRDRLEAVREADAILREEFQKAGLDKKVWQYFTVVPDFKSVGVRDNARSFDWPVIIRAVNTVDAMTATIEPVDWPILMKITDRILKEVKNVNRVCYDMSPKPNATIEWE
- a CDS encoding Crp/Fnr family transcriptional regulator, which produces METDVHFARLLADLPEALARDEAFLGELEKNAKVISVKKGDYLLRTGELCQDAYFINKGLFINLYVNENGTECVTGFAADNMFPFLSAIGYFTKQPSEFEIKALEAGELLCFSRDHIEGLSFRYPLFASYYQNIMLTIIYKLDVLLAVRLSSTAEEFIQFLYTNYAWMINRVPDKYIAHYMGISNAWYCKLKRKVLSFT
- the guaA gene encoding glutamine-hydrolyzing GMP synthase — translated: MHEKLIILDFGSQTTQLIGRRVRELNMYCEIVPYNKFPHDATDVKGVILSGSPYSVYDANAFKADLSEIRGKYPVLGICYGAQFLAYTSGGNVEPANSREYGRANLSYIAGTDELLKGINVGSQIWMSHGDTITVLPENFKVIASTDDVKAAAYHVEGEQTWGVQFHPEVFHSTDGTKLLDNFLNICGCAKDWTPASFIESTVAELKEQLGDDKVILALSGGVDSSVTAVLLHKAIGKNLTCIFVDHGLLRKNEFENVLKDYEHLGLNVIGVDAKEKFYKELAGVSEPEKKRKIIGKGFIDVFDEEAHKLKDIKWLGQGTIYPDVIESLSITGTVIKSHHNVGGLPAKMNLKLVEPLRLLFKDEVRRVGMELGMQPHLIKRHPFPGPGLGIRILGDITPEKVRILQEADDIYMSLMREWGLYDKIWQAGVILLPIQSVGVMGDERTYENTIALRAVTSTDAMTADWAQLPYEFLAKVSNEIINKVKGVNRVVYDISSKPPATIEWE